One Vanessa cardui chromosome 4, ilVanCard2.1, whole genome shotgun sequence genomic window carries:
- the LOC124543987 gene encoding THO complex subunit 2 isoform X2, with product MGASTKFISDYCKTWEKSGRDQFIKSVTQYVKDEGKTPLFSKSGKLSGLSQSIYDLLSCGLRGLLKKDSVISVLKDIIVSHADLPSILLDVVCILDSETSMDIHSEERNNFCYLVRELESIISDKLLKERLEIDTLQDVGTLKNKNFYTKFIKIKTKLYYKQRKFNLFREESEGYSKLIVELNQEISENTDWKTILEIIQSLIGCFNLDPNRVLDIILESFEARPNLDKLFISLIKNYMGDPQVISEVLGFKLGNMEVLESYKEPPALMTVIALLLQHEVISLDDIYPWLRPDDTLMAKEADKELKAIQDYIRKLNIVSTKGPQSNAPAEFIEEKADPQEYWNNQKLVLCEALLNVTAWKEFAALSARLPTTSVAQRPAVALCNMLHALVEPLYRKHCRIAPKIIGKPIPPLLSSLAPTPCKNFEDMKETVIPALVLLGPSLHYDPILMYKIIRILRTARTLVEDPLHHEALTVLDTAILPALTLMEGNCCMAEEVYTLLKLYPYQCRYCLYARWKNEAGEKIPSLMRVRGNSLQRIKHIMKRVSKENIKPQGRLIGKLSHAASAFLFDYMLLQIQTYDNLIGPVVESLKYLTSLSLDVLGYCLVEALAARRGTVGAAHPPALQALAAFAAAAFKKHNIELTALLQFVANRLKAQQSHDLLILKEIVQKMAGIEAAEEITPEQLDAMAGGELLKGEAGYFSQVRNTRRSSARLKEAVVGNNLDIALCILSAQQRHCCVWKEYAEDSPSSGEPPGSQLKVVGRLADQCQDALVQLGTFLASSHAPDEYAARLPPLQELLRDYHVDADVAFFLHRPVLAQKIAAKAEAFRKSSDSKSESMEKSIERYNIASKEALEPVVTSITPLLPTKVWEDISPEFYVTFWSLSMYDLRVPVESYEREIERLKTAASNAAKDTSQGTKGKKEQERFNTLIDKLQEERRRQEEHVSRVRARLQRECSGWFPARAAKSAKNETVTRLMQLCLFPRCVFTAPDALYCAEFVHTVHALKTPNFSTLLCYDRLFCDITYSVMSCTEGEAARYGQFLCRVLRTAMRWHADRAAFHSECAHYPGFVTKYRVSNQFTEANDHVGYENYRHVCHKWHYKITKAMVVCLDSGDYVQIRNALIVLIRILPHFPVLAKLAQIIEKKVEKVKEEEKTQRQDLYVLATGYSGQLRNKVPMMKESDFHQVSAAGAAGATAAAAGGAGGAARDEAPKTRDDEMPADVEKKETRASERRRDDSDREKESKRESRSSLKERNKEEIRSKDRSPRERSHREERYLESVSPPHDHRHPPDDIDRDVKRRKVESSGNGKGSKEIEERSPEKEKRKAKLRGDERKERKMSRKRDRAEDSAILEQKRRRDEQKAVAKISSHQNGSQEDHHYEKYHKREKSPFRDRSHEEPRDKHRRSNESKIRR from the exons ATGGGTGCATCCACTAAATTCATATCTGATTATTGTAAAACGTGGGAAAAATCGGGACGAGATCAatt TATAAAATCAGTTACACAATACGTTAAAGATGAGGGAAAGACGCCCTTATTTTCAAAATCCGGAAAACTATCTGGATTATCTCAAAGCATTTATGATTTGTTATCATGTGGTCTTCGGGGCTTGTTGAAAAAGGACTCCGTTATTTCTGTCCTGAAAGATATAATT GTTTCACATGCAGACTTACCATCCATATTATTAGATGTAGTATGCATACTTGACTCCGAAACATCTATGGACATTCACAGTGAAGAGCGAaataacttttgttatttaGTAAGAGAGTTGGAGTCAATTATATCTGACAAATTATTAAAGGAGCGCTTAGAAATTGACACATTGCAAGACGTTGgaacattgaaaaataaaaacttttatacaaaatttattaaaatcaaaactaaGCTGTa TTATAAGCAACGTAAGTTCAACTTGTTTAGAGAAGAAAGTGAAGGATATTCTAAGCTTATTGTGGAATTGAATCAGGAAATTTCTGAAAACACTGACTGGAAGACTATACTTGAAATTATTCAGTCTCTTATAg gtTGCTTCAACTTGGATCCTAACAGAGTCCTCGACATTATTTTAGAATCTTTTGAGGCACGGCCAAActtagataaattatttatttcactcaTTAAGAACTACATGGGGGATCCCCAAGTGATTTCAGAAGTATTAGGTTTTAAATTAGGAAACATGGAAGTCTTAGAAAGTTATAAGGAACCACCTGCACTAATGACTGTGATAGCCTTACTTTTACAACATGAAGTTATATCATTAGATGACATTTATCCATGG TTACGTCCGGATGACACACTGATGGCCAAAGAAGCTGATAAGGAATTAAAAGCAATTCAAGACTATATCAGGAAGCTAAATATTGTTTCTACTAAAGGACCTCAAAGTAATGCACCAGCTGAATTTATTGAGGAAAAAGCTGATCCCCAG GAATACTGGAACAATCAAAAACTAGTGCTATgcgaagcacttttgaatgttACGGCTTGGAAAGAGTTTGCTGCACTATCAGCTCGACTACCAACTACAAGTGTGGCACAACGCCCAGCTGTAGCCCTTTGTAATATGCTACATGCTTTAGTTGAGCCTCTATACAGAAA GCATTGCCGTATTGCTCCAAAAATTATAGGCAAACCAATCCCACCACTATTATCAAGCCTTGCACCAACACCTTGCAAGAATTTTGAAGATATGAAAGAAACAGTTATACCAGCACTTGTACTGCTCGGACCATCTCTACATTATGATcctattttaatgtataaa ATAATTCGTATTTTACGAACGGCACGAACATTAGTAGAAGACCCACTGCATCATGAAGCATTAACGGTATTAGATACTGCCATACTTCCAGCTCTAACCTTAATGGAAGGTAACTGTTGCATGGCTGAAGAAGTTTACACTTTGCTGAAGTTATACCCGTATCAATGCAG atATTGTCTATATGCTCGCTGGAAGAATGAGGCTGGTGAAAAAATTCCGTCTTTGATGCGCGTTCGCGGTAACTCCTTACAACGTATCAAGCACATTATGAAACGAGTTTCCAAGGAAAATATTAAACCTCAGGGTCGTCTCATCGGGAAACTGTCGCATGCGGCGTCCGCTTTCCTGTTCGATTACATGCTTTTGCAG ATCCAAACGTACGACAACCTGATCGGGCCCGTGGTGGAGTCGCTGAAGTACCTGACGTCGCTGTCTCTGGACGTGCTGGGCTACTGCCTGGTGGAGGCGCTGGCTGCGCGGCGCGGCACGGTGGGCGCGGCGCACCCGCCAGCGCTGCAAGCGCTCGCAGCATTCGCCGCCGCCGCCTTCAAGAAGCACAACATCGAACTCACAGCGCTGCTGCAGTTCGTTGCGAATCGCTTGAAAGCGCAGCAGAG TCATGATCTACTGATTCTTAAAGAGATAGTACAAAAGATGGCAGGTATAGAAGCTGCCGAAGAAATTACACCTGAACAGCTGGATGCCATGGCCGGTGGAGAACTTTTAAAAGGAgaa gCTGGGTATTTTTCACAAGTTCGAAATACTAGGCGATCATCTGCTAGATTAAAAGAGGCCGTGGTTGGAAATAACCTTGACATTGCTCTTTGCATCTTATCTGCCCAACAAAGGCACTGCTGCGTTTGGAAAG AATATGCAGAAGACAGCCCCAGTTCTGGTGAGCCACCAGGCTCACAACTAAAAGTAGTGGGTCGACTTGCAGACCAGTGTCAAGATGCACTTGTGCAATTGGGTACCTTTTTAGCTTCCTCGCATGCACCAGACGAGTATGCGGCTAGACTTCCCCCTCTTCAG gaATTGTTACGAGATTACCATGTTGATGCTGATGTGGCATTCTTCCTACATCGCCCAGTATTAGCTCAGAAAATTGCAGCGAAAGCAGAAGCATTTAGAAAAAGTTCAGATAGTAAAAGTGAATCAATGGAAAAAAGTATAGAAAGATATAACATTGCATCCAAAGAGGCATTGGAGCCAGTTGTGACTTCAATAACACCTCTATTACCTACTAAGGTGTGGGAAGATATATCGCCggaattttatgttactttttg GTCATTATCGATGTATGATCTTCGAGTTCCAGTAGAGAGTTATGAAAGAGAAATAGAACGTTTGAAAACTGCAGCTTCGAATGCCGCCAAAGACACTTCTCAGGGAACAAAAGGAAAGAAGGAGCAGGAACGCTTCAACACTCTCATTGATAAACTACAG GAGGAGCGGCGGCGCCAGGAGGAGCACGTGTCGCGCGTGCGCGCGCGTCTGCAGCGCGAGTGCAGCGGCTGGTTCCCCGCGCGCGCCGCCAAGTCCGCCAAGAACGAGACTGTGACGCGCCTCATGCAGCTCTGCCTGTTCCCGCGCTGCGTGTTCACGGCGCCCGACGCGCTGTACTGCGCCGAGTTCGTGCACACGGTACACGCGCTCAAGACGCCCAACTTCTCGACGCTGCTGTGCTACGACAGGCTCTTCTGCGACATCACGTACTCCGTCATGTCGTGCACGGAGGGCGAGGCGGCGCGCTACGGCCAGTTCCTGTGCCGTGTGCTGCGCACGGCCATGCGCTGGCACGCCGACCGCGCCGCCTTCCACAGCGAGTGCGCGCACTACCCCGGCTTCGTCACCAAGTATCGCGTCTCCAACCAGTTCACCGAGGCCAATGACCACGTCGGATACGAGAACTACAG GCACGTGTGTCACAAATGGCATTACAAGATCACGAAGGCCATGGTGGTCTGTCTGGACTCGGGCGACTACGTGCAAATCCGCAACGCACTCATAGTACTTATCCGCATCCTGCCACACTTCCCCGTGCTCGCCAAGCTCGCGCAGATCATAGAGAAGAAGGTCGAGAAG GTTAAAGAGGAAGAGAAAACGCAGAGACAGGACTTATATGTTCTTGCGACCGGTTACAGCGGCCAGTTACGAAACAAAGTTCCTATGATGAAAGAGAGTGATTTTCACCAG GtgagcgcggcgggcgcggccgGGGCcacggcggcggcggcggggggcgcgggcggcgcggcgcgggacGAAGCGCCCAAGACGCGGGACGACGAGATGCCCGCAG ACGTAGAAAAGAAAGAGACGAGGGCGAGTGAAAGACGTCGCGACGATTCAGACCGAGAGAAGGAGTCCAAACGTGAATCCAGATC GTCTTTGAAGGAAAGAAACAAAGAGGAGATAAGAAGCAAAGACAGATCTCCAAGAGAAAGATCACACAGA GAGGAACGTTATTTGGAGTCCGTTTCGCCGCCTCACGATCATCGTCATCCACCCGATGACATAGATCGAG ATGTGAAACGTCGTAAAGTTGAAAGCAGCGGCAATGGCAAG GGTAGCAAAGAAATAGAAGAGCGGTCACCAGAGAAGGAAAAGAGAAAGGCTAAACTAAGAGGGGATGAAAGGAAAGAGCGTAAGATGAGTCGAAAGCGG
- the LOC124543987 gene encoding THO complex subunit 2 isoform X1: MGASTKFISDYCKTWEKSGRDQFIKSVTQYVKDEGKTPLFSKSGKLSGLSQSIYDLLSCGLRGLLKKDSVISVLKDIIVSHADLPSILLDVVCILDSETSMDIHSEERNNFCYLVRELESIISDKLLKERLEIDTLQDVGTLKNKNFYTKFIKIKTKLYYKQRKFNLFREESEGYSKLIVELNQEISENTDWKTILEIIQSLIGCFNLDPNRVLDIILESFEARPNLDKLFISLIKNYMGDPQVISEVLGFKLGNMEVLESYKEPPALMTVIALLLQHEVISLDDIYPWLRPDDTLMAKEADKELKAIQDYIRKLNIVSTKGPQSNAPAEFIEEKADPQEYWNNQKLVLCEALLNVTAWKEFAALSARLPTTSVAQRPAVALCNMLHALVEPLYRKHCRIAPKIIGKPIPPLLSSLAPTPCKNFEDMKETVIPALVLLGPSLHYDPILMYKIIRILRTARTLVEDPLHHEALTVLDTAILPALTLMEGNCCMAEEVYTLLKLYPYQCRYCLYARWKNEAGEKIPSLMRVRGNSLQRIKHIMKRVSKENIKPQGRLIGKLSHAASAFLFDYMLLQIQTYDNLIGPVVESLKYLTSLSLDVLGYCLVEALAARRGTVGAAHPPALQALAAFAAAAFKKHNIELTALLQFVANRLKAQQSHDLLILKEIVQKMAGIEAAEEITPEQLDAMAGGELLKGEAGYFSQVRNTRRSSARLKEAVVGNNLDIALCILSAQQRHCCVWKEYAEDSPSSGEPPGSQLKVVGRLADQCQDALVQLGTFLASSHAPDEYAARLPPLQELLRDYHVDADVAFFLHRPVLAQKIAAKAEAFRKSSDSKSESMEKSIERYNIASKEALEPVVTSITPLLPTKVWEDISPEFYVTFWSLSMYDLRVPVESYEREIERLKTAASNAAKDTSQGTKGKKEQERFNTLIDKLQEERRRQEEHVSRVRARLQRECSGWFPARAAKSAKNETVTRLMQLCLFPRCVFTAPDALYCAEFVHTVHALKTPNFSTLLCYDRLFCDITYSVMSCTEGEAARYGQFLCRVLRTAMRWHADRAAFHSECAHYPGFVTKYRVSNQFTEANDHVGYENYRHVCHKWHYKITKAMVVCLDSGDYVQIRNALIVLIRILPHFPVLAKLAQIIEKKVEKVKEEEKTQRQDLYVLATGYSGQLRNKVPMMKESDFHQIVNLQVSAAGAAGATAAAAGGAGGAARDEAPKTRDDEMPADVEKKETRASERRRDDSDREKESKRESRSSLKERNKEEIRSKDRSPRERSHREERYLESVSPPHDHRHPPDDIDRDVKRRKVESSGNGKGSKEIEERSPEKEKRKAKLRGDERKERKMSRKRDRAEDSAILEQKRRRDEQKAVAKISSHQNGSQEDHHYEKYHKREKSPFRDRSHEEPRDKHRRSNESKIRR; encoded by the exons ATGGGTGCATCCACTAAATTCATATCTGATTATTGTAAAACGTGGGAAAAATCGGGACGAGATCAatt TATAAAATCAGTTACACAATACGTTAAAGATGAGGGAAAGACGCCCTTATTTTCAAAATCCGGAAAACTATCTGGATTATCTCAAAGCATTTATGATTTGTTATCATGTGGTCTTCGGGGCTTGTTGAAAAAGGACTCCGTTATTTCTGTCCTGAAAGATATAATT GTTTCACATGCAGACTTACCATCCATATTATTAGATGTAGTATGCATACTTGACTCCGAAACATCTATGGACATTCACAGTGAAGAGCGAaataacttttgttatttaGTAAGAGAGTTGGAGTCAATTATATCTGACAAATTATTAAAGGAGCGCTTAGAAATTGACACATTGCAAGACGTTGgaacattgaaaaataaaaacttttatacaaaatttattaaaatcaaaactaaGCTGTa TTATAAGCAACGTAAGTTCAACTTGTTTAGAGAAGAAAGTGAAGGATATTCTAAGCTTATTGTGGAATTGAATCAGGAAATTTCTGAAAACACTGACTGGAAGACTATACTTGAAATTATTCAGTCTCTTATAg gtTGCTTCAACTTGGATCCTAACAGAGTCCTCGACATTATTTTAGAATCTTTTGAGGCACGGCCAAActtagataaattatttatttcactcaTTAAGAACTACATGGGGGATCCCCAAGTGATTTCAGAAGTATTAGGTTTTAAATTAGGAAACATGGAAGTCTTAGAAAGTTATAAGGAACCACCTGCACTAATGACTGTGATAGCCTTACTTTTACAACATGAAGTTATATCATTAGATGACATTTATCCATGG TTACGTCCGGATGACACACTGATGGCCAAAGAAGCTGATAAGGAATTAAAAGCAATTCAAGACTATATCAGGAAGCTAAATATTGTTTCTACTAAAGGACCTCAAAGTAATGCACCAGCTGAATTTATTGAGGAAAAAGCTGATCCCCAG GAATACTGGAACAATCAAAAACTAGTGCTATgcgaagcacttttgaatgttACGGCTTGGAAAGAGTTTGCTGCACTATCAGCTCGACTACCAACTACAAGTGTGGCACAACGCCCAGCTGTAGCCCTTTGTAATATGCTACATGCTTTAGTTGAGCCTCTATACAGAAA GCATTGCCGTATTGCTCCAAAAATTATAGGCAAACCAATCCCACCACTATTATCAAGCCTTGCACCAACACCTTGCAAGAATTTTGAAGATATGAAAGAAACAGTTATACCAGCACTTGTACTGCTCGGACCATCTCTACATTATGATcctattttaatgtataaa ATAATTCGTATTTTACGAACGGCACGAACATTAGTAGAAGACCCACTGCATCATGAAGCATTAACGGTATTAGATACTGCCATACTTCCAGCTCTAACCTTAATGGAAGGTAACTGTTGCATGGCTGAAGAAGTTTACACTTTGCTGAAGTTATACCCGTATCAATGCAG atATTGTCTATATGCTCGCTGGAAGAATGAGGCTGGTGAAAAAATTCCGTCTTTGATGCGCGTTCGCGGTAACTCCTTACAACGTATCAAGCACATTATGAAACGAGTTTCCAAGGAAAATATTAAACCTCAGGGTCGTCTCATCGGGAAACTGTCGCATGCGGCGTCCGCTTTCCTGTTCGATTACATGCTTTTGCAG ATCCAAACGTACGACAACCTGATCGGGCCCGTGGTGGAGTCGCTGAAGTACCTGACGTCGCTGTCTCTGGACGTGCTGGGCTACTGCCTGGTGGAGGCGCTGGCTGCGCGGCGCGGCACGGTGGGCGCGGCGCACCCGCCAGCGCTGCAAGCGCTCGCAGCATTCGCCGCCGCCGCCTTCAAGAAGCACAACATCGAACTCACAGCGCTGCTGCAGTTCGTTGCGAATCGCTTGAAAGCGCAGCAGAG TCATGATCTACTGATTCTTAAAGAGATAGTACAAAAGATGGCAGGTATAGAAGCTGCCGAAGAAATTACACCTGAACAGCTGGATGCCATGGCCGGTGGAGAACTTTTAAAAGGAgaa gCTGGGTATTTTTCACAAGTTCGAAATACTAGGCGATCATCTGCTAGATTAAAAGAGGCCGTGGTTGGAAATAACCTTGACATTGCTCTTTGCATCTTATCTGCCCAACAAAGGCACTGCTGCGTTTGGAAAG AATATGCAGAAGACAGCCCCAGTTCTGGTGAGCCACCAGGCTCACAACTAAAAGTAGTGGGTCGACTTGCAGACCAGTGTCAAGATGCACTTGTGCAATTGGGTACCTTTTTAGCTTCCTCGCATGCACCAGACGAGTATGCGGCTAGACTTCCCCCTCTTCAG gaATTGTTACGAGATTACCATGTTGATGCTGATGTGGCATTCTTCCTACATCGCCCAGTATTAGCTCAGAAAATTGCAGCGAAAGCAGAAGCATTTAGAAAAAGTTCAGATAGTAAAAGTGAATCAATGGAAAAAAGTATAGAAAGATATAACATTGCATCCAAAGAGGCATTGGAGCCAGTTGTGACTTCAATAACACCTCTATTACCTACTAAGGTGTGGGAAGATATATCGCCggaattttatgttactttttg GTCATTATCGATGTATGATCTTCGAGTTCCAGTAGAGAGTTATGAAAGAGAAATAGAACGTTTGAAAACTGCAGCTTCGAATGCCGCCAAAGACACTTCTCAGGGAACAAAAGGAAAGAAGGAGCAGGAACGCTTCAACACTCTCATTGATAAACTACAG GAGGAGCGGCGGCGCCAGGAGGAGCACGTGTCGCGCGTGCGCGCGCGTCTGCAGCGCGAGTGCAGCGGCTGGTTCCCCGCGCGCGCCGCCAAGTCCGCCAAGAACGAGACTGTGACGCGCCTCATGCAGCTCTGCCTGTTCCCGCGCTGCGTGTTCACGGCGCCCGACGCGCTGTACTGCGCCGAGTTCGTGCACACGGTACACGCGCTCAAGACGCCCAACTTCTCGACGCTGCTGTGCTACGACAGGCTCTTCTGCGACATCACGTACTCCGTCATGTCGTGCACGGAGGGCGAGGCGGCGCGCTACGGCCAGTTCCTGTGCCGTGTGCTGCGCACGGCCATGCGCTGGCACGCCGACCGCGCCGCCTTCCACAGCGAGTGCGCGCACTACCCCGGCTTCGTCACCAAGTATCGCGTCTCCAACCAGTTCACCGAGGCCAATGACCACGTCGGATACGAGAACTACAG GCACGTGTGTCACAAATGGCATTACAAGATCACGAAGGCCATGGTGGTCTGTCTGGACTCGGGCGACTACGTGCAAATCCGCAACGCACTCATAGTACTTATCCGCATCCTGCCACACTTCCCCGTGCTCGCCAAGCTCGCGCAGATCATAGAGAAGAAGGTCGAGAAG GTTAAAGAGGAAGAGAAAACGCAGAGACAGGACTTATATGTTCTTGCGACCGGTTACAGCGGCCAGTTACGAAACAAAGTTCCTATGATGAAAGAGAGTGATTTTCACCAG ATCGTCAACTTGCAGGtgagcgcggcgggcgcggccgGGGCcacggcggcggcggcggggggcgcgggcggcgcggcgcgggacGAAGCGCCCAAGACGCGGGACGACGAGATGCCCGCAG ACGTAGAAAAGAAAGAGACGAGGGCGAGTGAAAGACGTCGCGACGATTCAGACCGAGAGAAGGAGTCCAAACGTGAATCCAGATC GTCTTTGAAGGAAAGAAACAAAGAGGAGATAAGAAGCAAAGACAGATCTCCAAGAGAAAGATCACACAGA GAGGAACGTTATTTGGAGTCCGTTTCGCCGCCTCACGATCATCGTCATCCACCCGATGACATAGATCGAG ATGTGAAACGTCGTAAAGTTGAAAGCAGCGGCAATGGCAAG GGTAGCAAAGAAATAGAAGAGCGGTCACCAGAGAAGGAAAAGAGAAAGGCTAAACTAAGAGGGGATGAAAGGAAAGAGCGTAAGATGAGTCGAAAGCGG
- the LOC124544419 gene encoding probable 28S ribosomal protein S6, mitochondrial, whose product MPAYELALLLRAMPKGELKKTLTRISHAIFNRGGIIRNIENLGFRAMPYKTSSHGLVHREANYYVFKIDTATQSVADLKEEYSRDVDIIRQRVFKMNENMEPPPCTLAEELLPPAYREEVQKMVEVGKTQVNRFTYKFKYNSGLDYYPFQK is encoded by the coding sequence atgcctGCTTATGAATTGGCTCTACTATTACGAGCTATGCCCAAAGGAGAATTGAAAAAAACATTAACTCGGATATCCCATGCTATTTTTAATCGCGGTGGAATAATTAGAAATATAGAAAATCTAGGATTCAGAGCAATGCCATACAAAACAAGTTCACATGGCTTAGTGCACCGGGAGGCTAATTATTACGTTTTCAAAATCGATACTGCTACTCAGTCAGTTGCGGATTTGAAAGAGGAATACAGTCGAGATGTTGACATAATAAGGCAGCGTGTGTTTAAAATGAACGAGAACATGGAACCTCCACCATGTACTTTAGCGGAAGAACTACTTCCTCCAGCATACAGAGAAGAAGTACAGAAAATGGTTGAAGTTGGAAAAACACAAGTAAATcgctttacatataaatttaagtacAATTCTGGCCTTGATTATTATCCCTtccaaaagtaa